The Phycisphaerae bacterium region AAGGCCCCGACCAGCGAATGCAGCTCGTGGCCGCCCGATGCTTGCAGGGTCTGCCCGGCAAGGAGGCGAGCGGGCAGATGGCCGCCGCCATCGAAGGAGCGCCGCCGGCTACCCAGGCCGTCCTGCTAGGCATTCTCGGTGAACGCAAGGATGCTGCCATTCTGCCGACCGTTTTGAAGAAGACGGATGACGCCAACGCCGACGTGCGAGTTGCTGCTTTGGGCGCGCTGAAGCACGTTGGCGGCCCCGGTCAGGTCACCATGCTCGCGGAACGAGCGATCAAGACCAAGGACGCCGAAGCCGCAGCCGCTCGCGATGCCCTGGCCATGATGCAGGGCGCCGACGTAGACAAGGTCGTGGTGGCCGGGACCAAGGCCGGCGACTTGGCGGTGCGGGCGGAACTGGTCAGAACGCTGGGTACTCGCCGCATGAGAGACCACATGGTCTCGGTATTCGCCGCGGCCTACGACAAGGAAGAGGCGATCCAGATCGCAGCCCTCGACGCCCTCGCCATTCTGGGCCGAGAGAGGGACTACCTCATGCTGGTTGATCTGGTGGCCAATCTGAAGACCGATGCGGCACGCAAGGCGGGCGAGAAGGCTGTGGTTGAAGTTGCCAGGAAAGTCGCCGACAAAAGCAGGCAGGCGGCACCGATCCTGGCCGTTCTGCCTAGGGCGCCAATCGCCGGCAAGGCGGTGATGATCCGGGTTCTCAACCGGCTGGAACTGGCGGATGTCAAGGTCCTCGAGGTTCTTCTCCCCTGCCTGGACGACGAAGCCGTGCGGGCGGATGCCGCCCAGGCCGTGGTCGCTATCGCGGCCCGCCTTGGCGGACAGGAAAAAGCCGTGGCCGCGCTTGAGCGCATTCGCGAAGTCGGACCAACCGACAACCTCCGAAAACAGGCAACCGAGAGCCTCGACCGGCTCCGGCGATTCTGCGTGGCCTGGCTGTTCAGCGGCCCGTACCGCGAGAAGGACGCGGACGCCACCAAGCACTTCGACACGGTCTTTGAGCCGGAGAAGGCGGACAGCAAGGCGAAGTGGAAAGCCCTGCCGGCACCCGCTCGCGACGCTCAAGGCAGGTGCGACCTCGGCGGCGAGCAAAACTGCGTCGGCTATGTCAAGACGACGATCGTCTCTGACAAGGACCAGGATGCTCAACTGGTTATGGGCAGCGACGACGGCCTCAAGGTCTTTCTCAATGGCAAGGTCGTGCATGCCGTCAACGTGATCCGCGCCTTCCCTGCGGAGTTGGATAAGGCATCGATCAAGCTGAGAAAGGGCGACAACAGCCTGTTGCTCAAGATCACCCAGGGCGGTGGCGAGTGGCAATTCAGCTGCGCGGTGACTGCCCCGAACGGCGAGGCGATCACGGGAGTCAAGTACGAGGCCCGTTGATGCCGTTCCGCCAGCGATTGGCCCTGGGCGGCGTATCACTCTTCTTGGCCGGTGCAATCTGGATGCCCCTGCTGCATCTGGCGGGGTTGAGAGCATCAACGAGCGTGCTCTGCGGGACCTTCGCCGCCGAACAAAGCGAACAGGTGCTCAACAGTTTCTTCGCGGTGATCTACATCCTCCTCTATATGGCGACCGTAATCGTCGCACCGATCCTGCTGGTCGCGGCGGGGCTCTTTCAGGCACTGATCAGGTTCACGAGCCTTCGCCAGGGACCGGGCTCGGAGACTGCTGCACAAACGACGGACGCTTCAGAGATCAACGCTTCCCATTGAATTCACGGACCGCGTCGAGCATGGCCACAATGTTGGCGACCGGCGTGCTCGCCTGAATGTTGTGTACCGCGTTGAAGATGAACCCACCGCCCGGGGCGAAGATCGAGCATTGCCGCAGGACATGCTCGCGGACCTGCTGAGGCGTACCGAACGGCAGCACCTTCTGCGTGTCCACGCCACCACCCCAGAACGTCAGCTGCTTGCCGTAGTTGGCCTTCAGCTTCACCGGGTCCATGCCCGTCGCCGAGCACTGAACCGGATTGATGATGTCAAAGCCGGACGCGATGAAGCGGGGCATGAAGCCGGCTACCGCTCCGCATGAATGCTTGAACGTCTTCCAGGTTGTGTGGGTGTGGATCCAGGCGTTCACCTTGCGGTAGTACGGCTCGTATAGCCTCTCGAATGTGGCTGGCGAGCAGAAGGTAGAGGTCTGGGTGCCGAAGTCCGTCCCGCATACAAACACCGCGTCCACCGCGTCACCGACCACGGCATGGATCTGGGCCAGATTGCCGAGGGCGACGTTCATCTGACGCGTGAAGACCTCGTGAATGTAATCCTGGCGAGTCACGGTGGACATGTACCACTCCGAGACGTCGCGGATACCTTTGGGCCGTTTAAGAGCAGGGCCGGGCACCATGGCGATATCGCCGAATGACGTGCCGCCAAACGAAGCCACGACGGCGCGGCCGGTGGCCGACGCCCGCTCGACCTCCAGCTTGAAGTGAGCCAGGTTGGCGTCCGAGATCGGGCCGAACTCCTCGGTGTTGTTCGCCGGATCGAGCTTGTCGTCGTCGATCGGTTCCTGCCGGATAATCGAGTCGAAGTAGAAGCCGTTCTTGGGCATGCGCCCGCTGGGGGGGGCACTGGTATCACCCTGGGGATAGATGAGGATGTCACCGCTCGGCTCGACCGTGGTGTTGAACTGTCCGGGGACAAGCACGTCGAGCCCCTGCGGGTTTCGCCATTCCTTCCAGTCGGCGACGGGGAATCCGAACATGGTCCGAGGCGACCGCACCGCCGCAGTATCGATGCCCATGGCTTCGACAAGATCCTCCTCGAGCCATCCGAGCATCTGGTACGGCTCGTAAACTTTGACTGGCTCGGGCTCGAGGCCGTAGTGCTTTCGAAGGGCATCCACACAACTCACATGAACACCACTGACCGGCGTGCCGCCAAAATCGATCGGGACCGCGTCCGGTGTGCGATGATTCAGACTGGCCACGACACGTTCTCTGCGAGTTGTTGTGCTCATGGGGGGAAGTCTAATCGAGGCACAGGCAAACATAAAGAGGCCCCGCCCCGGCATTCGAGCGAGAGAACCGGGCCGGTGAAGCGTCTTGGACTGCCCTGCGAGAACGCCGGTTCAGACGATTGGCATGGCCGCCTTCATTGGGCCGGCCGCTCTCCCGGGCGAGGCCAACCGTGGCCCACGCCCCCATCGCCAGGGCGGCAGCCATCATGCGCGG contains the following coding sequences:
- a CDS encoding methyltransferase: MSTTTRRERVVASLNHRTPDAVPIDFGGTPVSGVHVSCVDALRKHYGLEPEPVKVYEPYQMLGWLEEDLVEAMGIDTAAVRSPRTMFGFPVADWKEWRNPQGLDVLVPGQFNTTVEPSGDILIYPQGDTSAPPSGRMPKNGFYFDSIIRQEPIDDDKLDPANNTEEFGPISDANLAHFKLEVERASATGRAVVASFGGTSFGDIAMVPGPALKRPKGIRDVSEWYMSTVTRQDYIHEVFTRQMNVALGNLAQIHAVVGDAVDAVFVCGTDFGTQTSTFCSPATFERLYEPYYRKVNAWIHTHTTWKTFKHSCGAVAGFMPRFIASGFDIINPVQCSATGMDPVKLKANYGKQLTFWGGGVDTQKVLPFGTPQQVREHVLRQCSIFAPGGGFIFNAVHNIQASTPVANIVAMLDAVREFNGKR